A single region of the Microcella sp. genome encodes:
- the gabT gene encoding 4-aminobutyrate--2-oxoglutarate transaminase, with translation MTDTLSAPSSLSSEGAAVAQERRIVTAVPGPASQAMHERRLAVVSAGVGTSFPLYIDRAHDAIVVDVDGNHFIDLGGGIGVMGAGHTNDAVVAAVQEQVAKLTHTLFTVTPYEPYVRVAELLVQHTPGDHAKKVVLVNSGAEALENAVKIARKHTGRAGVAVLDHGYHGRTNLTMAMNFKAMPYNLGFGPFASNIYHAPSSYPFHDGLSGEAAAARTISYLEKRVGAADLACLVAEPIQGEGGFIVPAEGYLVALQQWCTENGVVFIADEVQSGVARTGAYYASEHFGLVPDMVTTAKGIAGGMVLAGVVGRAEIMDSAHAGGLGGTYGGNPVACAAAIAVFDQIEQRDLLGRARHIESVLKPLLLELQQKHPRIGDVRGIGAMLAIEFVDPDTHEPDADIVNRAVAAAAQQGVLLLNAGTYGNVIRFLPALTISDELLREAISVLDDALWAG, from the coding sequence ATGACTGACACACTTTCTGCGCCCTCATCACTGTCGTCGGAAGGTGCCGCGGTGGCGCAAGAACGCCGCATCGTCACCGCCGTGCCCGGCCCCGCTTCGCAGGCCATGCATGAACGCAGGCTCGCGGTCGTGAGCGCGGGCGTCGGCACCTCGTTTCCGCTCTACATCGACCGAGCGCACGACGCCATCGTCGTCGACGTCGACGGCAACCACTTCATCGACCTCGGCGGCGGCATCGGCGTCATGGGCGCCGGCCACACCAACGACGCGGTCGTCGCCGCCGTGCAGGAGCAGGTCGCCAAGCTGACCCACACGCTGTTCACCGTGACGCCCTACGAGCCATACGTGCGCGTCGCCGAACTGCTCGTGCAGCACACTCCGGGCGACCACGCCAAGAAGGTCGTGCTCGTCAACTCGGGCGCCGAGGCCCTCGAGAACGCCGTCAAGATCGCGCGCAAGCACACCGGTCGCGCGGGCGTGGCCGTGCTCGACCACGGCTACCACGGCCGCACCAACCTGACGATGGCCATGAACTTCAAGGCCATGCCCTACAACCTGGGCTTCGGGCCGTTCGCGAGCAACATCTACCACGCGCCCAGCTCATACCCCTTCCACGACGGTCTCTCAGGCGAGGCGGCGGCCGCGCGCACCATCAGCTACCTCGAGAAGCGCGTCGGTGCGGCCGACCTCGCCTGCCTCGTCGCCGAGCCCATTCAGGGAGAAGGCGGCTTCATCGTTCCGGCCGAGGGCTACCTCGTCGCCCTGCAGCAGTGGTGCACCGAGAACGGCGTGGTCTTCATCGCCGACGAAGTGCAGTCGGGCGTCGCCCGCACGGGCGCCTACTACGCGAGTGAGCACTTCGGGCTCGTGCCCGACATGGTGACGACCGCCAAAGGCATCGCGGGCGGCATGGTGCTCGCCGGAGTCGTCGGCCGCGCCGAGATCATGGACAGCGCGCACGCGGGCGGGCTCGGCGGCACCTATGGCGGCAACCCGGTCGCGTGCGCCGCCGCGATCGCCGTGTTCGACCAGATCGAGCAGCGAGACCTGCTCGGCCGGGCGCGCCACATCGAATCGGTGCTCAAGCCCCTGCTGCTCGAACTGCAGCAGAAGCACCCCCGCATCGGCGACGTGCGAGGCATCGGCGCGATGCTCGCCATCGAGTTCGTCGACCCAGACACGCACGAGCCAGACGCCGACATTGTCAACCGCGCCGTGGCTGCGGCCGCCCAGCAGGGAGTGCTGCTGCTCAACGCCGGCACCTACGGCAACGTCATCAGGTTCTTGCCCGCCCTCACCATCAGCGACGAGCTGCTGCGCGAGGCGATCTCTGTGCTCGACGACGCGCTCTGGGCAGGGTGA
- a CDS encoding ABC transporter permease, protein MAFTAFSSSTAAAEPIARRRSPIALFLLLPGILYLILFFVTPLISLVITSLQVPDPVLFGQFQNAFNWQNYTFVLETYWQQSVRSAGYAALATLFALLIGFPLAYFIGITLRPYPLLQALALVLVIAPFFISFLLRTLAWKQIFATEGPISGILSSIGILGPGQAITGTAFSVIFGLTYNFIPFMTLPIYATLERFDLRLIEAGNDLYGSPATTFRTVTLPLSAAGVMSGTLLTFIPAAGDYINASRDFLGSADTTMIGNVIETNFLVLQNFPAAAALSIVLMAFILILVSLYVKRSGTEELL, encoded by the coding sequence ATGGCCTTCACCGCCTTCTCGAGCTCGACCGCGGCGGCTGAACCGATCGCCCGGCGCAGAAGCCCGATCGCCCTGTTCTTGCTGCTGCCGGGCATCCTGTATCTGATCCTGTTCTTCGTGACTCCGCTGATCTCGCTCGTGATCACGAGTCTCCAGGTGCCAGACCCGGTGCTGTTCGGTCAGTTTCAGAACGCCTTCAACTGGCAGAACTACACCTTCGTGCTCGAGACCTACTGGCAGCAGTCGGTGCGCTCTGCCGGCTACGCCGCCCTCGCCACGCTCTTCGCGCTGCTGATCGGGTTTCCGCTCGCGTACTTCATCGGCATCACGTTGCGGCCGTACCCGCTGCTGCAGGCCCTCGCCCTGGTGCTCGTCATCGCGCCGTTCTTCATCTCGTTCCTGCTGCGCACCCTCGCGTGGAAGCAGATCTTCGCGACCGAGGGGCCGATCTCAGGAATCCTGTCGTCGATCGGCATTCTCGGCCCAGGGCAGGCGATCACCGGCACAGCCTTCTCGGTCATCTTCGGTCTGACCTACAACTTCATTCCGTTCATGACTCTGCCGATCTATGCGACGCTCGAGCGCTTCGATCTTCGCCTCATCGAGGCGGGCAACGACCTCTACGGCAGCCCGGCGACCACCTTCCGCACGGTCACGCTGCCGCTCTCGGCGGCCGGAGTGATGTCGGGCACGCTGCTCACGTTCATTCCAGCGGCGGGCGACTACATCAATGCGTCTCGCGACTTCCTCGGCTCTGCCGACACGACCATGATCGGCAACGTCATCGAGACCAACTTCCTCGTGCTGCAGAACTTTCCGGCGGCGGCGGCGCTGTCGATCGTGCTCATGGCGTTCATCCTCATTCTGGTGAGTCTGTACGTGAAGCGCAGCGGAACGGAGGAACTGCTGTGA
- a CDS encoding RIP metalloprotease: METVLLYLVGILVVVVGLIVSIALHELGHFVPAKLFGVRVGQFMIGFGRTIVSWRRGGTEYGFKWIPLGGYISMAGMYPPVAGASASRYSTTGFFQTLVQDARTASADTIAEGEEHRTFYRLPVHKRIIIMLGGPFMNLVIAVVLYAVVLMGFGVAQPSTTLGSVNECVLPATSERQECVPGDPLAPGAEAGLQPGDRIVSIDGVPIDSWDAVLTTVRASAAQPLDFTVDRGGRTVQTTLTPLLTERYVVDDRGRVVEGADGEPLTQEVGFIGIAAAYETVQQPVTAVLPAVGDNVSAVVGIIINLPQRMVDVANAAFGPAERDPNGPISVVGVGRIAGEIASIDTIPIVERIGFLTGLLASLNVALFVFNLIPLLPLDGGHVAGALFEALRRWFAKLRGKPDPGPVDTARLVPITLAVVLVLGVMSALLIYADIVKPVSLF; the protein is encoded by the coding sequence GTGGAGACTGTGCTGCTGTACCTCGTCGGCATTCTCGTGGTCGTCGTCGGGCTCATCGTCTCGATCGCGCTGCACGAGCTGGGGCACTTCGTGCCCGCGAAGCTCTTCGGTGTGCGAGTGGGCCAGTTCATGATCGGCTTCGGGCGCACGATCGTGTCGTGGCGCCGCGGCGGCACCGAGTACGGCTTCAAGTGGATTCCGCTCGGCGGCTACATCTCGATGGCCGGCATGTATCCGCCCGTGGCCGGTGCGTCGGCGTCGCGCTATTCGACGACGGGCTTCTTCCAGACGCTCGTGCAAGACGCTCGCACGGCCTCTGCCGACACGATCGCTGAGGGCGAAGAGCACCGCACCTTCTACCGCCTGCCGGTGCACAAGCGCATCATCATCATGCTCGGCGGGCCGTTCATGAACCTCGTCATCGCCGTGGTGCTCTACGCCGTCGTGCTCATGGGCTTCGGGGTGGCGCAGCCGTCGACGACGCTCGGCAGCGTCAACGAGTGCGTGCTGCCGGCGACAAGCGAGCGGCAGGAGTGCGTGCCGGGCGATCCGCTTGCTCCGGGCGCCGAGGCGGGGCTGCAGCCGGGTGACCGCATCGTTTCGATCGACGGGGTGCCGATCGATTCGTGGGATGCCGTGCTCACCACTGTGCGAGCATCGGCCGCGCAACCGCTTGACTTCACGGTCGACCGCGGCGGCCGCACGGTGCAGACCACGCTCACGCCGCTGCTGACTGAGCGCTATGTCGTCGACGACCGCGGGCGCGTGGTCGAGGGCGCCGACGGCGAGCCGCTGACGCAAGAGGTCGGATTCATCGGCATCGCCGCGGCCTACGAGACCGTGCAGCAGCCGGTCACCGCGGTGCTGCCCGCCGTGGGCGACAATGTGTCGGCGGTGGTGGGCATCATCATCAACCTGCCTCAGCGCATGGTGGATGTCGCGAACGCGGCGTTCGGACCAGCTGAGCGCGACCCCAACGGGCCGATCAGCGTCGTCGGGGTCGGTCGCATCGCGGGCGAGATCGCGAGCATCGACACGATTCCGATCGTCGAGCGCATCGGCTTCTTGACGGGGCTTCTGGCCTCACTCAATGTGGCGCTCTTCGTCTTCAACCTGATACCGCTGCTGCCGCTTGACGGCGGGCACGTCGCCGGGGCGCTCTTCGAGGCTCTGCGGCGCTGGTTCGCGAAGCTGCGCGGCAAGCCCGACCCCGGCCCGGTCGACACGGCTCGACTCGTGCCGATCACGCTCGCGGTCGTGCTCGTGCTGGGTGTCATGAGCGCCCTCTTGATCTACGCCGACATCGTCAAGCCGGTCTCGCTCTTCTAG
- a CDS encoding ABC transporter permease — protein MAFVFLLIPIVYTIVFSFNDARRTNIIWRGFTFDNWLSVCDAQDVCRAFGNSIFIGVIATILATTLGTMIALALVRYRFRFRNATTLLIFLPMTTPEVVLGAGLAAQFLQAGVPKGLGTIILAHTLFCLSFVVVTVRARVASLDPALEEAGRDLYGNPRQVFWRITFPMLLPGIVAAALLSFALSFDDFIITNFNRGAEVTFPSFVYTAAARGIPAEANVIASAVFFLAIILVLASQFSAAAKRRRMAKQR, from the coding sequence ATGGCCTTCGTCTTCTTGCTCATTCCGATCGTCTACACGATCGTCTTCTCGTTCAACGATGCGCGCCGCACGAACATCATCTGGCGCGGCTTCACCTTCGATAACTGGCTGTCGGTGTGCGACGCCCAAGACGTCTGCCGGGCCTTCGGCAACAGCATCTTCATCGGTGTCATCGCCACGATTCTCGCGACGACGCTGGGCACCATGATCGCGCTCGCCCTCGTGCGCTACCGGTTCAGGTTCCGCAACGCGACCACCCTGCTCATCTTCTTGCCCATGACGACCCCCGAGGTCGTGCTGGGCGCAGGTCTGGCTGCGCAGTTCTTGCAGGCCGGGGTGCCGAAGGGTCTCGGAACGATCATTCTGGCCCACACGCTGTTCTGCTTGAGCTTCGTCGTGGTCACCGTGCGCGCACGTGTCGCGAGCCTTGATCCGGCGCTCGAAGAGGCCGGGCGCGATCTCTACGGCAACCCGCGTCAGGTGTTCTGGCGCATCACGTTTCCGATGCTGCTGCCCGGCATCGTCGCCGCGGCCCTGCTGTCGTTCGCGTTGAGCTTCGACGACTTCATCATCACGAACTTCAACCGTGGCGCAGAAGTCACCTTCCCGAGCTTCGTCTACACGGCTGCTGCTCGCGGTATTCCCGCCGAGGCCAACGTGATCGCGTCGGCCGTCTTCTTCTTGGCGATCATTCTCGTGCTCGCCTCGCAGTTCAGCGCGGCGGCCAAGCGACGGCGGATGGCCAAGCAGAGGTAG
- a CDS encoding ABC transporter ATP-binding protein: MTNNEVQQGGFAEAGADLELVGISKRFPGFTAIEELDLMIPAGSFFALLGPSGCGKTTTLRLIAGLEEPTQGRIVIGGKDVTATKAYQRPVNTVFQSYALFPHMTILENVAFGLKRRGIKNAEPLAHEALRLVELDHLAQRKPAQLSGGQQQRVALARAVVNRPALLLLDEPLGALDLKLRRQMQVELKDIQSEVGLTFLHVTHDQEEAMTMADTVAVMNKGRIEQMGAPQDLYELPHTAFVAKFLGQSNLFTGDIVSSTATSIVVDASGSKIEVPTERAQRHNGRVTVGVRPEKVTLHDTEPKSEAARNVIGPGRITDVSFSGVSTQYEVTIPRHGAITVFAQNTSISSLHHDGDEVWLSWSVGHAFGLADEAEGEPVSRFHADLDTTTIAVQSRKDLEAELEGA; encoded by the coding sequence GTGACGAACAACGAGGTTCAGCAAGGGGGGTTTGCCGAAGCGGGTGCTGATCTCGAGCTGGTGGGGATCAGCAAGCGGTTCCCCGGCTTCACGGCGATCGAAGAGCTCGACCTGATGATCCCGGCAGGGTCGTTCTTCGCCCTGCTGGGGCCGTCAGGGTGCGGCAAGACGACGACTCTGCGGCTCATCGCGGGCCTCGAAGAGCCCACCCAGGGGCGCATCGTGATCGGCGGCAAAGACGTCACCGCGACGAAGGCCTACCAGCGCCCGGTCAACACGGTGTTTCAGAGCTACGCACTGTTTCCGCACATGACGATCCTCGAGAACGTCGCGTTCGGCTTGAAGCGACGCGGCATCAAGAACGCCGAACCGCTCGCGCACGAGGCGCTTCGCCTCGTCGAGCTCGACCACCTCGCCCAGCGCAAGCCCGCACAGTTGTCGGGTGGCCAGCAGCAGCGCGTGGCCCTCGCGCGCGCCGTCGTGAACCGACCCGCGCTGCTGCTGCTCGACGAACCGCTGGGAGCGCTCGACCTGAAGCTGCGTCGGCAGATGCAGGTCGAGCTCAAAGACATTCAGAGCGAGGTCGGCCTGACCTTCTTGCACGTCACGCACGACCAGGAAGAAGCCATGACCATGGCTGACACGGTCGCCGTCATGAACAAGGGGCGCATCGAGCAGATGGGCGCACCGCAAGACCTCTACGAGCTGCCGCACACGGCCTTCGTGGCCAAGTTTCTCGGTCAGTCGAACCTCTTCACCGGTGACATCGTGTCGAGCACAGCGACATCGATCGTCGTCGATGCCTCCGGCTCGAAGATCGAAGTGCCCACCGAGAGGGCGCAGCGCCACAACGGTCGTGTCACCGTCGGTGTTCGCCCCGAGAAGGTGACGCTGCACGACACCGAGCCGAAGAGCGAGGCGGCGCGCAACGTGATCGGCCCCGGCCGCATCACCGACGTGTCGTTCAGTGGCGTGAGCACGCAGTACGAAGTCACCATTCCTCGCCACGGTGCTATCACGGTCTTCGCTCAGAACACCTCGATCTCGAGCCTGCACCACGACGGCGACGAAGTGTGGCTGAGCTGGTCGGTCGGCCACGCCTTCGGGCTGGCCGATGAGGCAGAGGGCGAACCGGTGTCGCGCTTCCACGCCGACCTCGACACGACGACGATCGCCGTGCAGTCGCGCAAAGATCTCGAAGCGGAACTCGAGGGGGCCTAG
- the dxr gene encoding 1-deoxy-D-xylulose-5-phosphate reductoisomerase — MRDVIILGSTGSIGVQALEVIAANPDRFRVVGLAAGRNRELVEAQAHEHGVEHIALGADAAAELVRDVSCDVVLNGITGSVGLAPTLAALRAGRVLALANKESLIVGGSLVTDLAAAGQIVPVDSEHSAIAQALLAGEQHEVRRLVLTASGGPFRGRTRAELAAVTPAEALAHPTWNMGTVITTNSSTFVNKGLEVIEAHLLFGVPYDRIEVTVHPQSIVHSMVEFVDGSTIAQCSPPDMRLPISLGLDWPHRVEGVGAPLDWSTASTWSFAPLDDEAFPAVTLAKQVGLAGATFPAVFNAANEQAVHAFHEGRIGYLDILDTVRAVVDRHEPQPMTLEGVLEAERRARLDADQLMGVR, encoded by the coding sequence ATGCGCGACGTCATCATTCTGGGTTCGACGGGCTCGATCGGCGTGCAAGCGCTCGAGGTCATCGCCGCGAACCCCGACCGGTTTCGCGTCGTCGGCCTCGCGGCAGGTCGCAATCGCGAGCTGGTCGAGGCGCAAGCGCACGAGCATGGCGTCGAGCACATCGCGCTCGGTGCCGACGCGGCCGCCGAGCTGGTGCGCGATGTCTCGTGCGATGTCGTGCTCAACGGCATCACGGGGTCGGTGGGGCTGGCGCCCACCCTCGCGGCGCTGCGCGCCGGTCGCGTCTTGGCGCTCGCCAACAAAGAGAGTCTCATCGTGGGCGGGTCGCTCGTCACCGACCTCGCCGCTGCGGGGCAGATCGTGCCGGTCGACAGCGAGCACTCGGCGATCGCGCAAGCGCTGCTCGCCGGCGAGCAGCATGAGGTGCGGCGTCTCGTGCTGACGGCGAGCGGCGGACCGTTTCGGGGCCGCACGCGAGCAGAGCTCGCCGCTGTGACCCCCGCCGAGGCCCTCGCCCACCCCACATGGAACATGGGCACGGTCATCACGACCAATTCGTCGACGTTCGTCAACAAGGGCCTCGAGGTCATCGAGGCGCACTTGCTCTTCGGCGTGCCATACGACCGCATCGAGGTGACGGTGCACCCGCAGTCGATCGTGCACTCGATGGTCGAGTTCGTCGACGGCTCGACGATCGCGCAGTGCTCGCCGCCCGACATGCGGCTGCCGATCTCGCTCGGCCTCGACTGGCCGCACCGGGTCGAGGGGGTGGGTGCTCCGCTCGACTGGAGCACAGCATCCACCTGGAGCTTCGCCCCTCTCGATGACGAGGCTTTTCCGGCGGTGACGCTTGCGAAGCAGGTCGGTCTCGCGGGCGCGACGTTTCCCGCCGTCTTCAACGCCGCGAACGAGCAGGCCGTGCACGCCTTTCACGAGGGCCGCATCGGGTATCTCGACATTCTCGACACCGTGCGGGCCGTGGTCGATCGGCACGAGCCGCAGCCGATGACGCTCGAGGGTGTGCTCGAGGCTGAGCGCCGTGCTCGGCTCGACGCCGACCAGCTCATGGGCGTGCGCTGA
- a CDS encoding class I adenylate-forming enzyme family protein: MSSADDPEGLHTLGRWTVDRAVATPDRVAIDDRGVVLRYRDLHERSTQLAQRLRDAGYGVGDRIATLTGNSSDHVVLFFACAQAGLVLVPISWRLSPREIAQQLELAEPMAFVVEDEFASLGAAAAERLLDPPPQAAPGLRGIERTPPLPRRSMRDGDALVRAVRDDDPLLIIFTSGTLGAAKGAVLTHANCFWTNLALSRTIEISSADTVLAVMPQYHVGGWNVQPLLAWWTGATVVLERTFDPGRVLHLIEDRGITTMMGVPANYLLLAEHPAFGRTDLTTLSHALVGGAPMPEPLLRTWHARDVALVQGYGLTEASPNVLCLPDEDARSRVGSAGRPYPHVEVRLVDPVTDETIDGAGAGELLVRGPSVFAGYFRDDERTADVLRDGWLRTGDLMQRDADGYYRVVDRLSDIFITGGESVAPAEIESVLFEHPAVADAAVAGVPDDRWGEVPEAWVVARTGVAVDEKALVEHCAARLARFKVPKRVWFVDRIPRSGADKVLRRELRDVHPSESARVRADALAEAES, encoded by the coding sequence ATGAGCAGCGCAGACGACCCAGAAGGGTTGCACACGCTCGGGCGGTGGACGGTCGATCGCGCCGTGGCAACGCCCGATCGAGTGGCCATCGACGACCGCGGGGTCGTGCTGCGCTATCGCGATCTGCACGAGCGCAGTACGCAATTGGCGCAGCGACTGCGCGACGCAGGCTATGGGGTCGGCGACCGCATAGCCACCCTCACCGGCAACAGTTCTGACCACGTCGTGCTGTTCTTCGCGTGCGCGCAGGCCGGACTCGTGCTGGTGCCGATCTCATGGCGCCTCTCGCCTCGCGAGATCGCTCAGCAGCTCGAGCTCGCCGAGCCGATGGCGTTCGTGGTCGAAGACGAGTTCGCGTCGCTCGGCGCCGCGGCGGCCGAGCGCCTTCTCGACCCGCCGCCGCAGGCCGCGCCCGGACTGCGCGGCATCGAGAGAACACCGCCATTGCCTCGTCGATCGATGCGCGACGGCGACGCGCTCGTGCGTGCCGTGCGCGATGACGACCCTCTGCTGATCATCTTCACCTCGGGCACCCTCGGGGCTGCGAAGGGGGCGGTGCTGACGCACGCCAACTGCTTCTGGACGAACCTTGCGCTCTCGCGCACCATCGAGATCTCGAGTGCCGACACGGTGCTGGCGGTCATGCCGCAGTATCACGTGGGCGGCTGGAACGTGCAGCCCCTGCTCGCCTGGTGGACGGGCGCCACGGTCGTGCTCGAGCGCACCTTCGACCCCGGCAGAGTGCTGCACCTGATCGAAGACAGGGGCATCACGACGATGATGGGCGTGCCGGCGAACTACCTGCTGCTGGCCGAGCACCCGGCGTTCGGTCGCACCGACCTCACCACCCTCAGCCACGCCCTCGTCGGCGGCGCCCCCATGCCAGAGCCGCTCTTGCGCACCTGGCATGCCCGAGACGTAGCGCTCGTGCAGGGCTACGGCCTCACCGAAGCCTCGCCGAACGTGCTCTGCCTGCCTGACGAAGACGCGCGCTCTCGGGTGGGCTCGGCCGGTCGGCCGTACCCGCACGTCGAGGTGCGCCTCGTCGACCCGGTCACCGACGAGACGATCGACGGTGCGGGTGCCGGAGAGCTGCTCGTGCGAGGCCCGAGCGTGTTCGCCGGATACTTCAGAGACGACGAGCGCACGGCAGACGTGCTGCGCGACGGGTGGTTGCGCACGGGCGATCTCATGCAGCGCGATGCCGACGGCTACTACCGCGTGGTCGACCGACTGAGCGACATCTTCATCACGGGCGGCGAATCGGTGGCGCCCGCCGAGATCGAGAGTGTGCTCTTCGAGCACCCTGCCGTGGCAGACGCGGCCGTCGCAGGAGTGCCAGACGACCGCTGGGGCGAAGTGCCAGAAGCCTGGGTGGTCGCACGAACGGGCGTGGCTGTCGACGAGAAGGCCCTCGTCGAGCACTGCGCGGCACGACTCGCGCGGTTCAAGGTGCCGAAACGAGTCTGGTTCGTCGACCGGATTCCCCGGTCGGGCGCAGACAAGGTGCTGCGCCGAGAGCTGCGCGACGTGCACCCCAGCGAGAGCGCGCGCGTGCGCGCAGACGCGCTCGCTGAGGCCGAGTCATGA
- a CDS encoding FKBP-type peptidyl-prolyl cis-trans isomerase translates to MRRSSSLLSLGVSAGLLFSLVACAPGDSAEPTLDGCATNGSASDAVSVDGAFGSVPVISFDGPLTAASTERTVLDEGDGETAANGDTVLIEYTVFNGETVIELASTGFIGVNAERFPIDTSSPQLVGFSRLLDCATVGSRLAGVIPPSEGFGEQGVPELGLTGSESLVFVIDVMGIVPPPLARAEGAAQDAPEGFPTVELDENGAPTITLPAGEPGTEFDLAVLILGEGPVVQDGQSVTVHYTGLNWNTGQIFDSSWQRGVPADFPTSGVIQGFRDALVGQTVGSQIIAIIPPDLGYGPSGGTPDGSIGPNDVIVFVVDILAAS, encoded by the coding sequence GTGCGCCGCTCATCGTCTCTCCTCTCGCTCGGCGTCAGTGCCGGCCTGCTCTTCTCGCTCGTGGCCTGCGCGCCCGGCGACTCGGCAGAGCCGACGCTCGACGGCTGCGCCACCAACGGTTCGGCCTCTGACGCGGTCTCGGTCGATGGTGCCTTCGGCTCGGTGCCCGTCATCTCGTTCGACGGCCCGCTGACGGCCGCCTCGACCGAGCGCACGGTGCTCGACGAGGGCGACGGCGAGACGGCCGCGAACGGCGACACAGTGCTCATCGAGTACACCGTGTTCAACGGCGAGACGGTCATCGAGCTCGCCTCGACGGGCTTCATTGGCGTCAACGCCGAACGTTTTCCGATCGACACCTCGAGCCCGCAGCTCGTCGGCTTCTCGCGATTGCTCGACTGCGCCACTGTGGGGTCTCGACTGGCGGGCGTCATTCCGCCGAGCGAGGGCTTTGGCGAGCAGGGGGTTCCTGAGCTGGGGCTCACCGGCAGCGAGTCGCTCGTCTTCGTGATCGACGTCATGGGTATCGTGCCGCCGCCGCTCGCGCGGGCCGAGGGCGCTGCCCAGGATGCGCCCGAGGGCTTTCCGACGGTCGAGCTCGATGAGAACGGGGCTCCGACCATCACGCTTCCGGCGGGCGAGCCCGGCACCGAGTTCGACCTCGCCGTGCTGATTCTCGGTGAGGGCCCCGTCGTGCAAGACGGTCAGTCGGTCACGGTGCACTACACCGGCCTCAACTGGAACACGGGTCAGATCTTCGATTCGAGCTGGCAGCGCGGGGTGCCGGCAGACTTTCCGACGAGCGGGGTGATCCAGGGATTCCGTGACGCCCTGGTGGGCCAGACGGTCGGTTCGCAGATCATCGCCATCATTCCGCCCGACCTCGGCTACGGCCCGAGCGGCGGCACTCCCGATGGCTCGATCGGCCCCAACGACGTCATCGTCTTCGTCGTCGATATTCTCGCCGCCTCGTAA
- a CDS encoding asparaginase, whose translation MTPAAGARVISELGVEGSVELARLERSGLIESRHIGAAAVVDSDGRLLRAVGDVHATIYPRSTLKPVQAIAMLTAGARFADDELVLALASHCGSPEHVAVVERMLADDARTEQSLQCPALWPLGSEQRAALQAAGLGPTRLTMNCSGKHAGMLRASDALNADPGGYLEAEHPVQRLIRDVVEQYTGEPVRHRASDGCGSPMPAVSLAGLARATARIASAAEPHTARVMAAVRAEPWAIDGRGRANTVVIERLGGLAKLGTEGLVVIATPGGVAVAVKVLDGSMRATTPVALSLLAAEGVVDPLVAAALIDETSERVRAGDREIGRLRVSEF comes from the coding sequence GTGACACCCGCTGCCGGTGCACGAGTGATCAGCGAGCTCGGGGTCGAGGGCAGCGTCGAACTCGCGCGGCTCGAGCGCAGCGGCCTCATCGAGTCTCGACACATCGGCGCGGCAGCCGTCGTCGACAGCGACGGCCGGCTGCTGCGCGCCGTCGGCGACGTGCACGCCACGATCTACCCCCGCTCGACCCTCAAGCCGGTGCAGGCGATCGCCATGCTCACCGCCGGAGCACGCTTCGCCGACGACGAGCTCGTGCTCGCGCTCGCCAGCCACTGCGGCAGCCCCGAGCATGTTGCGGTCGTCGAACGGATGCTCGCCGACGACGCGCGCACTGAGCAGTCTCTGCAGTGCCCCGCGCTCTGGCCGCTCGGCAGCGAGCAGCGCGCGGCCCTCCAGGCCGCCGGGCTCGGGCCGACGCGGCTCACGATGAACTGCTCGGGCAAGCACGCCGGCATGCTGCGCGCCAGTGACGCGCTCAACGCCGACCCCGGCGGGTATCTCGAGGCGGAGCATCCGGTGCAGCGCCTCATTCGCGACGTCGTCGAGCAGTACACCGGCGAACCGGTGCGGCACCGCGCGTCAGACGGCTGCGGGTCGCCGATGCCCGCCGTGAGCCTCGCCGGCCTCGCCCGTGCCACCGCGCGCATCGCCTCGGCGGCCGAGCCGCACACTGCCAGGGTCATGGCCGCGGTGCGCGCCGAACCCTGGGCCATCGACGGCCGGGGCCGGGCGAACACCGTGGTCATCGAGCGGCTCGGCGGCCTCGCCAAGCTCGGCACCGAAGGGCTCGTCGTCATCGCCACACCGGGCGGAGTCGCTGTCGCGGTCAAAGTGCTCGACGGATCGATGCGGGCGACGACTCCTGTCGCCTTAAGCCTGCTCGCGGCAGAAGGAGTCGTCGACCCGCTGGTGGCGGCAGCGCTCATCGATGAGACGAGCGAACGCGTGCGGGCGGGCGATCGCGAGATCGGCCGGTTGCGCGTCAGCGAGTTCTGA
- a CDS encoding OsmC family protein, with protein sequence MGHEHGYAVSLQWTGNRGEGTSTYRSYGRDHRVRAEGKRHEIDGSSDRTFRGDADRWNPEELVIAALAQCHMLSYLHVAAVNGIVVVDYHDDATGTLQQEGDGGHLSQATLRPVVTIAAHHDEADARRAAELHHRASELCFIANSVNFEVRHEPTTLVEGS encoded by the coding sequence ATGGGGCACGAGCACGGCTACGCGGTGAGCCTGCAGTGGACGGGAAACCGGGGCGAGGGCACGTCGACCTACCGCTCATACGGTCGCGATCACCGCGTGCGCGCCGAGGGCAAGCGTCACGAGATCGACGGCTCGAGCGATCGCACGTTTCGCGGTGACGCCGACCGCTGGAACCCCGAAGAGCTCGTCATCGCAGCTCTCGCGCAGTGCCACATGCTCAGCTATCTGCACGTCGCCGCGGTGAATGGCATCGTCGTGGTCGACTACCACGATGACGCCACCGGCACTCTGCAGCAGGAGGGCGACGGCGGCCATCTCTCGCAGGCGACGCTGCGGCCCGTCGTCACGATCGCTGCGCACCACGATGAGGCGGATGCGCGCCGGGCCGCAGAACTGCATCATCGGGCGAGCGAGCTGTGCTTCATCGCCAACTCGGTGAACTTCGAGGTGCGCCACGAGCCCACCACGCTCGTCGAAGGCTCGTGA